A region of Triticum dicoccoides isolate Atlit2015 ecotype Zavitan unplaced genomic scaffold, WEW_v2.0 scaffold5804, whole genome shotgun sequence DNA encodes the following proteins:
- the LOC119347092 gene encoding mechanosensitive ion channel protein 2, chloroplastic-like — translation MAVGLTSQLFQGVTATNRFGQTNNFCGVRRIAGVEMRRSPPSTSFPSLAYGKDSLVHNSSGRNYMPMLYVPCRYRALRVRSFALPVALKEIPLVKSASSVLTRSCDTLLANPATALVVPAIGIIVFALWGFLPLVKDIRNRFDHGGNWKKSPTYLISSSYLQPLLLWTGATLICRGLDPVVLPSAASQAVKTRLLTFVRSLSTVLATAYIMTSLIQQVQKFLVDMRSPSDTRAMGLDFTMRAVYTGIWIAAVSLFMELLGFNTQKWITAGGFGTVLLTLAGREIFTNFLSSVMINATRPFVVSEWINAKIDGVEVSGIVEHVGLWSPTVIRGDDREAIYIPNHKFTMSILRNNTRRNHWRIKTYLAISHMDAGKIGIIVADMRKVLAKNHHIEQQKLHRRVFFEKIDPKTQALMIYISCFVKTSHFEEYLNVQEAVMLDLLTIVGHHRARLATQIRTVQKSYGNADIDNIPFGEDTYSPRVRGRPLLIDTSARISDDKKPPRPAVAREDQKAKVASVSAVETKSDAPDGSSLNNLEKQEEKKLVPDDAGLKKDHVKTPIPSPTTPWADPVASTTSKADEGKAQGSEGQGDGASVATPKKESSRPAFEDNIVLGVALEGSKRTLPIDEGMNPHLSLSEPEQDTGSSPKKKGQSYSLSGQDKAD, via the exons ATGGCGGTTGGACTAACATCCCAGCTGTTCCAAGGAGTCACTGCTACCAACAGATTCGGCCAAACCAACAATTTCTGTGGAGTACGACGAATAGCTGGTGTGGAGATGCGACGTTCTCCCCCATCCACTTCGTTTCCTTCACTTGCTTAT GGGAAAGATTCTTTGGTGCATAACTCGTCCGGGAGGAACTACATGCCCATGCTTTATGTGCCTTGTAGATATCGGGCCTTGCGTGTTAGATCTTTTGCCTTGCCAGTTGCTTTGAAGGAAATTCCTTTGGTCAAGAGTGCGTCATCAGTATTGACTAG GTCATGCGACACTTTACTTGCAAATCCAGCTACTGCACTCGTGGTACCTGCAATTGGAATAATTGTATTTGCTCTATGGGGCTTTTTGCCTCTAGTGAAGGACATCAGAAACCGTTTTGAT CATGGAGGTAACTGGAAAAAGAGCCCTACATACCTAATTTCTAGTTCCTACCTTCAACCTTTACTCCTTTGGACAGGAGCAACACTTATCTGCAG GGGTTTGGATCCAGTCGTGTTGCCTTCAGCAGCAAGCCAAGCTGTTAAAACACGCCTTTTGACTTTTGTGAGATCCTTATCGACCGTCCTGGCTACTGCATATATTATGACAAG CTTGATTCAGCAGGTACAGAAATTTCTAGTGGACATGCGAAGCCCCAGTGATACACGAGCT ATGGGGTTGGATTTTACCATGAGAGCTGTTTACACTGGTATCTGGATTGCTGCTGTTTCTCTCTTTATGGAGTTGCTGGGTTTCAATACCCAGAAGTGGATAACTGCTGGAGGTTTCGGGACAGTATTGCTTACGCTTGCTGGTCGTGAG ATTTTTACAAATTTCCTCTCAAGTGTTATGATCAATGCCACCCGCCCATTTGTAGTGAGTGAATGGATCAATGCAAAGATAGATGGTGTTGAGGTATCTGGTATTGTTGAG CATGTCGGCCTGTGGTCACCAACAGTCATTAGAGGCGATGACAGGGAAGCTATATACATCCCTAATCATAAATTCACAATGTCTATATTGAGGAATAACACTCGGAGAAACCATTGGCGTATTAAGACATATCTTGCTATAAGCCACATGGACGCTGGAAAAATTGGT ATAATTGTTGCAGACATGAGGAAAGTGTTGGCCAAGAATCATCATATAGAACAACAGAAGCTGCATAGGAGAGTattctttgaaaaaattgatcCAAAAACTCAAGCTCTTATG ATATACATATCCTGCTTTGTGAAGACATCGCATTTTGAAGAGTATCTAAATGTCCAG GAAGCTGTTATGTTGGATCTTCTTACGATAGTTGGGCACCACAGGGCAAGGCTTGCTACACAGATCCGAACAGTTCAGAAATCATATGGCAACGCAGACATTGACAACATTCCTTTTGGAGAGGATACATATAGTCCCCGTGTACGTGGCCGTCCCCTCCTGATCGATACTTCTGCAAGGATCAGTGACGACAAGAAACCTCCTCGACCAGCGGTAGCACGTGAAGACCAGAAAGCAAAGGTGGCAAGTGTATCAGCGGTAGAGACGAAGTCAGACGCACCTGATGGTTCTAGTTTAAACAACTTGGAGAAGCAGGAGGAGAAAAAATTGGTTCCAGACGATGCTGGGTTGAAGAAGGATCATGTGAAAACACCAATACCATCTCCCACAACTCCGTGGGCAGATCCTGTTGCGTCTACTACTTCCAAGGCCGATGAAGGGAAGGCTCAAGGATCCGAAGGACAAGGAGATGGTGCTTCAGTTGCTACGCCAAAGAAGGAATCTAGTAGACCTGCCTTTGAAGACAACATTGTCCTTGGTGTAGCTCTCGAGGGCTCGAAGCGGACACTCCCGATCGACGAAGGGATGAACCCTCATCTATCGCTATCGGAACCTGAGCAGGACACTGGTTCGTCGCCTAAGAAGAAGGGTCAAAGCTACTCACTTTCAGGCCAAGACAAGGCGGACTAG